A stretch of the Streptomyces ortus genome encodes the following:
- the traA gene encoding plasmid transfer protein TraA, protein MAAHARPQRAAGSGANGANNGKGNKFANAGAAAGGFVGAMGSSFVPPINVTVNNNKGMARTGGGTHAQSLLPAPEFTSPAMVRNYCNTLRAAAVTLSIEVAMGAEILKGVLATVPDPDGRPFGSRLRAAKVARKMQKSADDLRHAAKNAAACYATFQQEFEEEINRVRHRARKPQAPVMNWAQQ, encoded by the coding sequence ATGGCAGCACACGCACGTCCTCAGCGCGCCGCCGGCTCCGGGGCCAACGGCGCGAACAACGGCAAGGGCAACAAGTTCGCCAACGCCGGCGCCGCCGCCGGCGGGTTCGTCGGCGCGATGGGCAGCTCATTCGTCCCGCCGATCAACGTCACCGTGAACAACAACAAAGGCATGGCCCGCACCGGTGGCGGAACCCACGCTCAATCCCTGCTCCCCGCGCCGGAGTTCACCTCGCCGGCGATGGTGCGCAACTACTGCAACACTCTGCGCGCCGCCGCCGTGACGCTGTCCATCGAGGTGGCCATGGGCGCCGAAATCCTCAAGGGCGTGCTCGCCACCGTCCCTGACCCGGACGGCCGGCCGTTCGGCTCCCGCCTGAGGGCGGCGAAGGTCGCGCGGAAGATGCAGAAGTCTGCCGACGATCTGCGCCACGCGGCGAAGAACGCCGCCGCCTGCTACGCGACGTTTCAGCAAGAGTTCGAGGAAGAGATCAACCGCGTGCGCCACCGCGCACGTAAGCCGCAAGCGCCGGTCATGAACTGGGCCCAGCAGTAA
- a CDS encoding helix-turn-helix domain-containing protein, with protein MPSVAPALPEALTVPEVMHALRLSRSKVYDLFRSKQLESFTAGRARRVPVTAVRQYMQDRLEEAA; from the coding sequence GTGCCCAGCGTCGCCCCTGCTCTGCCTGAAGCACTCACCGTCCCGGAAGTCATGCACGCGCTGCGCCTCAGCCGCAGCAAGGTCTACGACCTCTTCCGCTCCAAGCAGCTCGAAAGCTTCACCGCTGGCCGCGCCCGCAGGGTCCCGGTCACCGCCGTACGCCAGTACATGCAAGACCGACTTGAGGAGGCAGCCTGA
- a CDS encoding DUF2637 domain-containing protein, translating into MADSLSPQQIQSAERTLAAGTWTITAGAVLFSVLTVTPLVEEVTPAEWDWTAPILPLVVDAAVVIVVRLDAVVARLGGDSGRWPAVLRWMTGLMTLLLNVGNSALKGDQVGVAVHAVAPLLLIVTAEAGLAYRRAINTALERIERSRAAEAAEREQRVRAEREHERQTREQREHAAREHAERLERERADREASERSAEREHAERLERERLEREADMRREQREHDDRIRRETQQREDALRREQQERAERSRTVQPARETTGHAVREPSGAEAVNTADAAVNTAVNGPAGMFTKMPESDARSYLRSFREGERTVRQLSEDTGWSIGWVSARVQEAREQKASKAPQVEAMF; encoded by the coding sequence ATGGCGGATTCGCTGAGTCCGCAGCAGATTCAGTCCGCGGAGAGGACGCTGGCTGCGGGCACGTGGACGATCACCGCTGGTGCGGTGCTGTTCTCGGTGCTCACGGTCACGCCACTGGTGGAGGAAGTCACACCGGCCGAGTGGGATTGGACGGCGCCGATCCTGCCGCTGGTGGTCGACGCGGCAGTCGTGATCGTGGTCCGCCTGGACGCGGTCGTGGCACGTCTCGGGGGCGACTCCGGGCGGTGGCCGGCCGTGCTGCGGTGGATGACCGGTCTGATGACGCTGCTCCTCAACGTCGGCAACAGCGCGCTGAAAGGCGACCAGGTCGGCGTGGCCGTGCATGCGGTCGCACCCCTGCTACTGATCGTCACCGCGGAAGCCGGACTCGCCTACCGGCGGGCGATCAACACGGCGTTGGAGCGCATCGAGCGTTCACGAGCCGCCGAAGCCGCGGAGCGTGAACAGCGGGTGCGGGCGGAGCGTGAACACGAGCGGCAAACCCGTGAACAGCGTGAACACGCCGCCCGCGAACACGCCGAACGGCTGGAGCGCGAGCGGGCCGACCGCGAAGCCAGTGAGCGCTCCGCAGAGCGTGAGCACGCGGAGCGGTTGGAGCGTGAACGCCTGGAGCGCGAGGCGGACATGCGGCGTGAGCAGCGCGAACACGACGACCGCATCCGGCGCGAGACCCAGCAGCGTGAAGACGCGCTGCGCCGTGAACAGCAGGAGCGAGCAGAGCGTTCACGCACCGTTCAGCCGGCCCGCGAGACGACCGGCCACGCCGTCCGCGAGCCGAGCGGGGCGGAGGCCGTGAACACGGCAGATGCCGCCGTGAACACGGCCGTGAACGGCCCGGCGGGCATGTTCACGAAGATGCCGGAGTCCGACGCTCGTTCCTACCTTCGGTCCTTCCGTGAGGGTGAGCGGACGGTGCGGCAGCTCTCGGAGGACACCGGCTGGTCGATCGGCTGGGTGTCCGCCCGGGTGCAGGAAGCCCGCGAGCAGAAAGCCAGCAAGGCGCCGCAGGTTGAGGCGATGTTCTGA
- a CDS encoding bifunctional DNA primase/polymerase: MTHDPRSALLSAALDVAARGWHVFPLRPGTKRPALHGADRCRATGDCARGHLKWQERATIDPHRITQCWETSPANIGLATGPSGLVVVDLDVRKNQDNGNSSADTPDGATTFKALCERTGHPVPTTYRVRTASGGQHLFFTAPAGIRLGNTAGTLAPLVDTRAWGGYVVAAGSTTPAGLYETVNDTAPVPLPGWLLELLQPAPARPVVPLRLPAVDGSRAALAALEAECATVAAAPEKQGNITLNRCAFKVGRFVAWGDLPRHVAENAFQAAGESRGLTAAECRSTIRSALDSSLRKVRPRETA; encoded by the coding sequence ATGACCCATGACCCCCGATCCGCGCTGCTGTCCGCAGCACTGGACGTCGCCGCGCGCGGCTGGCACGTCTTCCCCCTGCGGCCCGGCACGAAGCGGCCCGCTCTGCACGGGGCCGACCGGTGCCGCGCCACCGGCGACTGCGCCCGCGGCCACCTGAAGTGGCAGGAGCGGGCGACCATCGACCCACACCGCATCACGCAGTGTTGGGAGACCAGCCCCGCCAACATCGGCCTCGCCACCGGCCCTTCCGGGCTGGTCGTTGTCGACCTGGACGTACGCAAGAACCAGGACAACGGCAACAGCAGTGCGGACACGCCTGACGGCGCGACGACCTTTAAGGCGCTCTGCGAGCGCACCGGCCACCCCGTCCCCACCACCTACCGCGTCCGGACCGCGAGCGGCGGACAACACCTGTTTTTCACCGCACCGGCCGGTATCAGGCTGGGCAACACCGCGGGCACCCTCGCCCCACTGGTCGACACCCGAGCATGGGGCGGATACGTCGTCGCCGCCGGCAGCACCACCCCCGCCGGCTTGTACGAGACCGTCAACGACACCGCCCCGGTGCCGCTGCCGGGATGGCTGCTGGAGTTGCTGCAACCGGCCCCCGCACGCCCGGTGGTGCCGTTGCGGTTGCCCGCGGTCGACGGTAGCCGCGCAGCGCTGGCCGCGCTGGAAGCCGAATGCGCGACCGTGGCCGCGGCCCCGGAGAAGCAGGGCAACATCACGCTTAACCGGTGCGCTTTCAAGGTGGGGCGGTTCGTCGCGTGGGGCGACCTCCCCCGGCACGTGGCAGAGAACGCCTTCCAAGCGGCTGGGGAGTCTCGGGGACTCACCGCTGCGGAGTGCCGCTCCACCATCCGCAGTGCCCTGGACAGTTCCCTGCGCAAGGTCCGACCCCGGGAGACGGCATGA
- the traB gene encoding plasmid transfer protein TraB, protein MSPYALADNGSGGSIGAYLLNRAKPHLPPWLGVGAVGLAGALGNWRWDESAAAGVGLTLASVALSGATWWIGRSTSTQRRLHSAITVASGSAWVTAACLAGPMAGPLDDLYLMGGPVLALSWNVRMLLRTSDSTGESSDKGLLEKVGLARAQIGAAKVEPNRVTAPVALEAGEQTNEDVTKSLARLASALDLPRNAVRYTPDPGSERRGELVIVPEDMLSEVVEWEGPSNVGGSIAQPLVIGRYDDGAPLVIWLPGDPEAGRNGTHVLVAGGTGSGKGDAALNLLTEVVSRRDVIVWFSDPKMYQDFATLRPALDWAAEGGASTEIMVAAVEAVIPARTRWLGAHGYRQWVPEAAETQNSAEHTCRTDGTACGCEGMPFLVTWFEEAANTLRALGDDAFTGIAQEARSAGLSLIVSLQRPSYDQMSTSTRASLPSVIALGCDPRDEGFSLPDEVLAAGAHPGAWGNRRPGYCYAVSPGIPEDRYASPGRTRRFTHRAVPVMEMLATWSQRNGALADPITAGAAVSIAGTAYTGRPDENGDAQPAGLRVVEEDAMDQDGPRVDPEDAHIDPEADLPETEEGDDAPIFGQDSGRKPTPQEARELFARALTEFEQSGQMIVGPVDFLEWCDRNQLSRPWVSARLKEAAMDGRLEATNTTGRWRIVPALTAA, encoded by the coding sequence ATGTCTCCCTACGCGCTGGCCGACAACGGTTCCGGTGGCAGCATCGGTGCCTATCTCCTCAACCGGGCCAAGCCGCATCTCCCCCCGTGGTTGGGGGTGGGTGCGGTGGGTCTGGCCGGAGCGCTCGGTAACTGGCGCTGGGACGAGTCCGCTGCCGCCGGGGTCGGTCTGACCCTCGCGTCGGTGGCGCTGTCCGGCGCCACCTGGTGGATCGGCCGATCCACCAGCACCCAGCGCCGCCTGCACTCCGCGATCACCGTGGCGTCCGGGTCAGCGTGGGTCACCGCTGCGTGCCTGGCCGGTCCGATGGCCGGTCCGTTGGACGACTTGTACCTGATGGGCGGCCCCGTCCTCGCGCTGTCGTGGAACGTGCGGATGCTCCTGCGCACCTCCGACAGCACCGGCGAAAGCTCGGACAAGGGGCTGCTGGAAAAGGTCGGACTGGCCCGCGCGCAGATCGGTGCGGCGAAGGTGGAGCCGAACCGGGTCACCGCTCCGGTCGCGTTGGAGGCGGGCGAGCAGACGAATGAGGACGTCACCAAGAGCCTCGCCCGTCTCGCGTCCGCTTTGGATCTGCCGCGCAACGCCGTGCGCTACACCCCCGACCCGGGTTCGGAGCGGCGCGGGGAGCTGGTCATCGTCCCCGAGGACATGCTCTCTGAGGTGGTCGAATGGGAGGGTCCGTCGAACGTGGGCGGCTCCATCGCTCAGCCGCTGGTCATCGGCCGCTACGACGACGGCGCCCCACTCGTCATCTGGCTGCCCGGCGACCCGGAAGCGGGCCGCAACGGCACCCACGTCCTGGTGGCCGGCGGAACGGGCTCCGGCAAGGGCGATGCCGCCCTCAACCTCCTCACCGAGGTTGTCTCCCGCCGGGACGTCATCGTGTGGTTCTCGGATCCGAAGATGTACCAGGACTTCGCCACCCTGCGCCCCGCACTCGACTGGGCCGCCGAGGGCGGAGCATCCACCGAAATCATGGTCGCCGCGGTGGAAGCCGTCATCCCCGCCCGTACCCGCTGGCTGGGTGCCCACGGCTACCGCCAGTGGGTCCCCGAAGCTGCCGAGACGCAGAACAGCGCTGAGCACACCTGCCGGACGGACGGCACGGCGTGCGGGTGCGAGGGGATGCCGTTCCTCGTCACCTGGTTCGAGGAAGCCGCCAACACCCTCCGCGCGCTCGGGGATGACGCGTTCACCGGCATCGCCCAGGAAGCCCGCTCCGCGGGCCTCTCCCTGATCGTGTCGCTGCAGCGTCCCTCCTACGACCAAATGTCCACCAGTACGCGCGCCTCCCTCCCGTCCGTGATCGCGCTCGGCTGCGACCCGCGCGACGAGGGATTCTCTCTCCCTGACGAGGTGCTGGCCGCGGGTGCGCATCCGGGGGCGTGGGGCAACCGGCGGCCCGGCTACTGCTATGCCGTCTCACCCGGTATCCCCGAGGACCGCTACGCCTCGCCGGGCCGCACCCGGCGCTTCACCCACCGGGCGGTGCCGGTCATGGAAATGCTCGCCACCTGGTCCCAGCGCAACGGCGCCCTCGCCGACCCCATCACCGCCGGCGCCGCCGTCAGCATCGCCGGCACCGCCTACACCGGCCGCCCCGACGAGAACGGCGACGCACAGCCGGCAGGGCTGCGGGTGGTCGAGGAGGACGCCATGGACCAGGACGGGCCGCGGGTGGACCCCGAGGACGCGCACATCGACCCGGAAGCCGACCTCCCCGAGACGGAGGAAGGCGACGACGCCCCGATCTTCGGGCAGGACTCCGGGCGCAAGCCGACTCCGCAGGAGGCGCGGGAGCTGTTCGCCCGCGCGCTCACGGAGTTCGAGCAGAGCGGCCAGATGATCGTGGGGCCGGTCGACTTCCTGGAGTGGTGCGACCGCAACCAGCTCTCCCGCCCCTGGGTGTCCGCCCGACTCAAGGAAGCCGCCATGGACGGCCGGCTGGAGGCGACGAACACCACCGGACGGTGGCGCATCGTCCCCGCCCTGACAGCCGCGTGA
- a CDS encoding RRQRL motif-containing zinc-binding protein, protein MPTAYAKCFDPSGARYGLPTYPWRMAPDGYATRRQLRARGLRPGGQPIAAQLMRFNRRTGGPRVAFLYREELAKPVRPMTSRKWGALALAMLARRTCPRCRLDVGYCIPRSYGICGACIASEEQRTA, encoded by the coding sequence ATGCCGACTGCCTACGCGAAGTGCTTCGACCCGTCCGGCGCTCGCTACGGGCTGCCCACCTACCCGTGGCGCATGGCCCCGGACGGCTACGCCACCCGCCGCCAACTCCGCGCCCGCGGACTGCGGCCCGGTGGCCAGCCGATAGCAGCACAGCTCATGCGGTTCAACCGCCGCACCGGCGGCCCGCGGGTCGCCTTCCTGTACCGCGAGGAGCTGGCCAAGCCTGTCCGCCCGATGACGTCGCGCAAGTGGGGCGCGCTCGCTCTGGCGATGCTCGCCCGCCGCACCTGCCCCCGCTGCCGGCTCGACGTCGGCTACTGCATCCCCCGCTCCTACGGCATCTGCGGGGCCTGCATCGCCTCCGAGGAACAGCGCACCGCCTGA
- a CDS encoding DUF3631 domain-containing protein, which translates to MTDSIDGAALLNEVEAFHRRFNVFPLEAAYVAVTLWDAHAHLLDCFDSTPRLAFLSPEPGSGKSRALDVVETLVPRSMAAADASAAALFRSVAGIDGGRPTILFDEIDTIFGPKAGDNEQLRGFINAGHARGRPMYRCVGDGSNQQVQGFPSYCAVAVAGLGSLPDTILTRSVIIRMRRRARNEKAEPFRSRIHVREGNEIRDRLAKWAESVEKRVAGAFPALPDGVTDRPADVWEPLLAVADAAGGEWPNRAREACLILVNASRANDKGSIGIRLLTDLRDHVLIGIDRLPTVAILDRLNALDDAPWADLNGKPLDNRRLSKMLSEYVTADGDPVVSRNIRTAGGILKGFFAKDLEDAWTRYCAPSGAATSATPLLPSSEPLNL; encoded by the coding sequence ATGACCGACTCCATCGACGGCGCCGCACTGCTCAACGAGGTAGAAGCCTTCCACCGCCGTTTCAACGTCTTCCCGCTGGAAGCGGCCTACGTTGCCGTCACGCTGTGGGACGCGCACGCTCATCTGCTCGACTGCTTCGACTCCACTCCCCGCCTCGCGTTCCTGTCACCCGAACCTGGTTCCGGCAAGTCCCGTGCGCTGGACGTAGTCGAGACGCTCGTACCCCGTTCCATGGCTGCTGCAGACGCGTCCGCAGCAGCGCTGTTCCGGTCGGTGGCCGGCATCGACGGTGGCCGGCCCACGATCCTGTTCGACGAGATCGACACCATCTTCGGCCCCAAGGCCGGAGACAACGAGCAGCTTCGAGGGTTCATCAACGCCGGTCACGCGCGCGGACGTCCCATGTACCGGTGCGTGGGGGATGGCTCCAACCAGCAAGTACAGGGCTTCCCCTCGTATTGCGCCGTCGCCGTCGCGGGACTCGGCTCGTTGCCCGACACCATCCTGACCCGCTCCGTCATCATCCGCATGCGCCGCCGGGCCAGGAACGAGAAGGCAGAGCCGTTCCGCTCCCGCATTCACGTCCGTGAGGGCAACGAGATCCGTGACCGCCTGGCCAAGTGGGCGGAGTCCGTGGAAAAGCGCGTCGCCGGCGCGTTCCCCGCTCTGCCGGACGGCGTCACCGACCGGCCCGCGGACGTGTGGGAACCCCTGCTCGCCGTCGCCGACGCTGCCGGGGGCGAGTGGCCGAACCGGGCCCGCGAAGCCTGCCTGATCCTCGTCAACGCATCACGCGCCAACGACAAAGGCAGCATCGGTATCCGACTCCTGACAGACCTACGCGATCACGTCCTGATCGGTATCGACCGGCTGCCCACCGTCGCCATCCTCGACCGCCTCAACGCGCTGGATGACGCACCCTGGGCCGACCTCAACGGCAAGCCGCTCGACAACCGGCGCCTCTCCAAAATGCTCAGCGAATACGTCACCGCTGACGGGGACCCGGTCGTCTCCCGCAACATCCGCACCGCCGGCGGAATCCTCAAAGGGTTCTTCGCCAAAGACCTCGAAGACGCCTGGACCCGCTACTGCGCGCCCTCAGGGGCCGCTACATCCGCTACGCCGCTACTTCCCAGCTCAGAGCCCCTGAATCTGTAG
- a CDS encoding tyrosine-type recombinase/integrase, with amino-acid sequence MAKRRANGEGTITKRKDGRYQAAAYVFRPDGTRTRKFAYGKTREEVASQLTEMQEMTRQGIPAASSTMAFGDYLTYWLATIAPERLKPATLNSYEGLSRLYIRPALGKKRLNRLSPADVRRFLAEFKAACLCCLRGADEERPEDKRTCCAVGRCCKRRPSARTVQYIHAVLRSALQQAMREELIARNVARIVETPTVESKEVRPLDAAEVRLLLKTAQPHRLYALWLLLVSTGLRRGEALGLTWADINLTAGTLRVRRNVQRIRRELIFGTPKTMRSVRTISLPKHCVRALTTHRAQQEREQKVAGAKWQPTPGHPAGLVFTTVTGRVTDPRSLNRMLTILCRDAKVRRVRVHDLRHTCASLLLAQGVDARTIMETLGHSTITMTLDTYAHVMGSTLRAAAERMDDALGLEDGDDAPEGENAP; translated from the coding sequence ATGGCCAAGCGCCGCGCGAATGGCGAAGGAACGATCACCAAGCGCAAGGATGGCCGTTACCAGGCAGCCGCTTACGTCTTCCGTCCCGACGGGACCCGGACGAGGAAGTTCGCCTACGGCAAGACTCGTGAGGAAGTCGCCTCGCAGCTCACGGAGATGCAGGAGATGACCCGGCAGGGCATCCCTGCGGCCTCGTCCACGATGGCATTCGGGGACTACCTCACCTACTGGTTGGCCACCATCGCCCCGGAACGGCTGAAGCCCGCGACGCTGAACAGCTACGAGGGGCTGTCCCGCCTCTACATCCGTCCCGCGCTCGGCAAAAAGCGCCTCAACCGGCTCTCCCCGGCAGACGTCCGGCGATTCCTCGCCGAATTCAAGGCAGCCTGCCTCTGCTGCCTCCGGGGTGCCGACGAGGAGCGGCCTGAGGACAAGCGCACGTGCTGCGCCGTGGGCCGCTGCTGCAAGCGCCGCCCGTCGGCCCGCACGGTCCAGTACATCCACGCGGTGCTGCGGTCCGCGCTGCAACAGGCGATGCGCGAGGAACTGATCGCACGCAACGTCGCCCGAATCGTGGAAACCCCCACGGTCGAATCGAAGGAGGTGCGTCCACTGGACGCGGCCGAGGTCCGCCTGTTGCTCAAGACCGCTCAGCCTCATCGCCTCTACGCCCTGTGGCTGCTGCTCGTGTCCACCGGGTTGCGGCGCGGGGAAGCTCTCGGGCTCACGTGGGCGGACATCAATCTCACGGCCGGCACTCTCCGGGTCCGGCGGAACGTCCAGCGCATCCGACGAGAGCTGATCTTCGGCACGCCCAAGACGATGCGCTCCGTCCGTACGATCTCCCTGCCCAAGCACTGCGTGCGGGCCCTCACCACGCACCGGGCGCAGCAGGAGCGAGAGCAGAAGGTAGCCGGAGCGAAGTGGCAGCCCACCCCGGGGCATCCGGCCGGACTCGTCTTCACCACGGTGACCGGACGGGTGACGGACCCGCGCAGCCTGAACCGGATGCTCACCATTTTGTGCAGAGACGCGAAGGTACGACGGGTGCGCGTGCACGACCTCCGGCACACCTGCGCGTCCCTGCTGCTCGCTCAGGGCGTCGACGCGCGGACCATCATGGAGACGCTCGGGCACAGCACGATCACGATGACGCTCGACACCTACGCGCACGTGATGGGGTCGACGCTGCGGGCGGCTGCCGAGCGGATGGATGACGCGCTCGGACTCGAAGATGGGGACGACGCCCCGGAGGGCGAGAACGCCCCCTGA